A part of Helicobacter fennelliae genomic DNA contains:
- a CDS encoding ATP-binding protein: MNLALMTLVGASAFALYQGAKKQDNKGNYFLEKIARPFHNLFIEYHSNSLFHIDYIKEDHIICNTPYEKLFGIEILSNENIQNFLHKEVIESLIRDNKDNEDAFLYYVLHKQGKFQKQYIFSHNKIIVKTLADYFDVQLLSGLELTNALYNQLLQNSFFIENKQLKQSLEIHKDTLEAEPEFVMFKRLAKQAIAKNYKQIDIYQAFKHLEINESNIQQLFKLNFEGSIWFYIDIATKHIQNHITRLLNYAKLVGDKKPFIELQQAYNAKECDLAIINAIAYLKDYDDEIIGNLGSSLKTSFINKELLRSAHLQKNLIKFRDSDFDFLVKSDYLYHFIASVHKRNTSKPDIYGVDKNGAFINYSFSKENDNPHLCLIAKPGSGKSVSKQKIMAQMIGLDFSNGECSHLGKEAGQTRIRSYDIGFSDEKFITLLKNNPHNKVAHIESAFSSFAYNIVNLPDPEKNAEIFEADMQFNIDLASVILETQNAQALSINEMAYFKEILRKVYRTKEYQRYRVRDLETKNKESHQKLLNLGYDNTTFLQDIKESEFAYLKVPKLIDIVKFARKEGQNMQLKESDRADYIELARKLDAIEKLDLFSEFDKINIDDVDVLSMDLNNFKESSLFTPIFLSIFQKVYLKDREYALSCKRANRPAPKLFYAIEEAKNYFVVPYFTRMLEKVALEARKYNVHLCFVVQNAEHIPIGILKNLDTRIFLLRPDKKLEVINEAKNNLEIPKNVEIGLLNTDKHELCVWYSSGVFHLKFEIDENEMKVFSTNPNEV, from the coding sequence ATGAATTTAGCCTTAATGACTTTAGTAGGAGCAAGTGCTTTTGCGCTCTATCAAGGAGCGAAAAAGCAAGATAATAAAGGTAATTATTTCTTGGAAAAAATTGCAAGACCCTTTCATAATCTTTTCATAGAATATCACTCTAATTCTTTATTTCATATTGATTATATTAAAGAAGACCATATCATTTGCAATACTCCTTATGAAAAGCTCTTTGGCATAGAGATTTTAAGCAATGAGAATATACAAAATTTTTTACATAAGGAAGTGATAGAATCTTTAATAAGAGATAATAAAGATAATGAAGATGCTTTTTTATACTATGTTTTACATAAACAAGGAAAATTTCAAAAGCAATATATTTTCTCCCATAATAAAATCATTGTAAAGACTCTAGCCGATTATTTTGATGTGCAGCTTTTAAGTGGATTAGAATTAACCAATGCTCTTTATAATCAACTCTTGCAAAATAGCTTTTTTATTGAAAATAAACAACTCAAACAAAGCCTTGAAATCCATAAAGACACACTAGAGGCTGAACCTGAATTTGTAATGTTTAAACGCCTTGCTAAACAAGCTATTGCTAAAAACTACAAGCAAATAGATATTTATCAAGCATTTAAACATTTAGAAATCAATGAAAGCAATATTCAACAATTATTCAAACTCAATTTTGAGGGTTCTATTTGGTTTTATATAGATATTGCCACTAAACATATCCAAAACCATATTACGAGGCTTTTAAACTATGCTAAACTCGTTGGAGATAAAAAGCCTTTTATTGAATTGCAACAAGCTTATAATGCTAAAGAATGTGATTTAGCTATAATTAATGCTATTGCTTATTTAAAAGATTATGATGATGAAATTATAGGAAATTTAGGTAGTTCTCTTAAAACAAGTTTTATAAATAAAGAGCTTTTGCGTAGTGCGCATTTGCAAAAGAATCTTATTAAATTTAGAGATAGCGATTTTGATTTCCTTGTAAAAAGCGATTATTTGTATCATTTTATTGCTTCAGTGCATAAAAGAAACACAAGTAAGCCTGATATTTATGGCGTAGATAAGAATGGCGCATTCATAAATTATTCTTTTTCTAAAGAAAATGATAATCCTCATCTATGTCTTATTGCAAAGCCCGGTTCAGGTAAAAGTGTGAGCAAACAAAAGATAATGGCTCAAATGATAGGGCTTGACTTTAGCAATGGAGAATGCTCACATCTTGGTAAAGAAGCTGGGCAAACTAGAATTAGAAGTTATGATATAGGATTCTCTGATGAGAAGTTCATCACTTTGCTTAAAAATAATCCACACAATAAAGTTGCCCATATAGAATCTGCTTTTTCTAGCTTTGCTTATAATATTGTTAATCTCCCAGACCCTGAAAAAAATGCAGAGATTTTTGAAGCAGATATGCAATTTAATATAGACTTAGCAAGTGTTATCCTTGAAACTCAAAATGCACAAGCTTTAAGTATTAATGAAATGGCATATTTTAAAGAGATTTTGAGAAAAGTATATAGAACAAAAGAATATCAGAGATATAGAGTTAGGGACCTAGAGACAAAAAATAAGGAAAGTCATCAAAAGCTTTTAAACTTAGGTTATGACAACACAACATTTTTACAAGATATTAAAGAGAGCGAGTTTGCCTATCTCAAAGTGCCAAAGCTAATTGATATAGTTAAATTCGCTAGAAAAGAGGGGCAAAATATGCAACTCAAAGAAAGTGATAGAGCTGATTATATAGAATTAGCACGAAAGCTTGATGCGATTGAAAAGCTAGATTTATTTAGTGAGTTTGATAAAATTAATATTGATGATGTAGATGTGCTTTCAATGGATTTAAATAACTTCAAAGAATCTAGTCTCTTTACTCCTATCTTTTTAAGTATCTTTCAAAAAGTGTATCTTAAAGATAGAGAATATGCACTCTCTTGTAAAAGAGCCAATCGCCCAGCCCCTAAACTTTTTTATGCCATAGAAGAAGCAAAGAACTATTTTGTCGTGCCCTATTTTACAAGAATGCTTGAAAAGGTAGCCTTAGAAGCTAGAAAATACAATGTGCATTTGTGTTTTGTAGTGCAAAATGCAGAACATATCCCGATAGGAATTTTAAAGAATTTAGATACAAGAATCTTTCTATTAAGACCTGATAAAAAGTTAGAAGTGATTAATGAAGCAAAAAATAACTTAGAGATTCCAAAAAATGTAGAAATAGGACTTTTAAATACTGATAAACACGAACTTTGTGTATGGTATAGCAGTGGAGTATTTCATTTGAAATTTGAAATTGATGAAAATGAAATGAAAGTCTTTAGCACAAATCCAAATGAGGTGTAA
- a CDS encoding thermonuclease family protein codes for MKFIKSKIKKKYILTFCLIILGVIISQFSNFNLTYLMPSKEVQGSIIKVYDGDTLTILHNGEKFKVRLYGIDAPESNQSYGKEATSHLLTLCPIGSNATLKIKDKDKYNRIVAIVFCNDIDVNANLVENGFAWAYKEYSNAYTHLEIKARLAHKGLWKDSNPIKPSVFRKQPRGKNNEP; via the coding sequence ATGAAATTTATAAAGAGCAAAATTAAGAAAAAATACATTTTAACATTTTGCTTGATTATTCTTGGCGTAATTATTAGCCAATTTAGCAATTTTAATCTTACCTATCTTATGCCAAGTAAAGAAGTGCAAGGAAGTATTATTAAGGTTTATGATGGCGATACTCTAACAATACTTCATAATGGAGAGAAGTTTAAAGTAAGGCTTTATGGCATTGATGCACCAGAATCTAACCAAAGCTATGGCAAAGAGGCTACATCTCATCTTTTAACTCTTTGCCCCATAGGAAGTAATGCCACACTTAAAATCAAAGATAAAGATAAATACAACAGAATTGTAGCCATAGTCTTTTGCAATGATATTGATGTCAATGCAAACTTAGTAGAAAATGGTTTTGCTTGGGCCTATAAAGAATATTCTAATGCTTACACTCATTTAGAAATAAAGGCAAGATTAGCTCATAAAGGCTTATGGAAAGATTCCAATCCTATAAAACCGAGTGTGTTTAGGAAGCAACCTAGAGGAAAGAATAATGAACCTTAA
- a CDS encoding nucleotidyltransferase family protein, producing the protein MFKLTKEIILEYLSSIKEELNQDGIVEIGLFGSYAKDKADLASDIDIVICSSESFLKKFRGFESVIYLDDLRQKIMKHFKIQVDICDTFSMNEERKKNLLENAIYV; encoded by the coding sequence GTGTTTAAACTCACAAAGGAAATCATCTTAGAATATCTTAGCAGCATCAAAGAAGAACTAAATCAAGATGGTATTGTAGAGATAGGGCTTTTTGGTAGCTATGCAAAAGATAAGGCAGACCTTGCAAGTGATATAGACATAGTGATTTGCTCAAGTGAATCATTTTTAAAAAAGTTTAGAGGTTTTGAGAGTGTAATTTACTTAGATGATTTACGACAGAAAATAATGAAACATTTTAAGATTCAAGTAGATATTTGTGATACTTTTTCTATGAATGAAGAGAGAAAGAAAAATCTTTTAGAGAATGCAATTTATGTGTAG
- a CDS encoding HepT-like ribonuclease domain-containing protein: MCSEENIKKLRDIKERIAYILELCNEIGIVKALKDVKEKQPAIVMHLIVINENLQKLQDSFDINMADIFTKEDIRGLKAIRNIASHDYEGLNLEIIEDVIRFKLPPIQEKINEFLANTSSKIKKYSRK; this comes from the coding sequence ATGTGTAGCGAAGAGAATATAAAAAAATTGCGTGATATAAAAGAAAGAATCGCATATATTCTTGAACTTTGTAATGAAATAGGCATAGTCAAAGCCCTTAAAGATGTCAAGGAGAAACAACCTGCTATTGTAATGCACCTTATTGTCATTAATGAAAATCTCCAAAAGTTGCAAGATAGTTTTGATATAAATATGGCAGACATTTTTACCAAAGAGGATATTAGGGGGCTAAAAGCGATTAGAAACATTGCCTCACACGATTATGAGGGATTAAATTTAGAGATTATAGAAGATGTAATTAGATTTAAACTACCCCCTATTCAGGAAAAGATTAATGAGTTTTTAGCAAATACCAGCTCTAAAATTAAAAAATATTCTCGTAAATAA
- the icmH gene encoding type IVB secretion system protein IcmH/DotU, with amino-acid sequence MQKQSNAETQEFSLLLSSDLSGLKNNKVVDYCLELLLLSFRLSKVTLLDTSTIESLREKIVNDILTWSSKLSVLKEYDEKDIIRLRYCLCVFIDEMLMKNELFINSSWANNTLTVRLFDETLGGDNFYDITSSWLNNPAKNKDFLEFIYACLVLGYKGKYSNNKDVEERILFFCNNIASSLIPLYDDVDEELAFTKAYDGIIKESFWQNFQRMYLKKILIALPLCIVVGVFVYTVFDLEVNNIRIQNNVNGIINNHSD; translated from the coding sequence ATGCAAAAACAATCAAATGCAGAGACACAAGAATTTAGCTTACTTTTAAGTTCTGATTTAAGCGGTCTTAAAAACAATAAAGTTGTTGATTATTGTTTGGAACTTCTTTTACTCTCTTTTAGACTATCTAAAGTAACCTTACTTGATACAAGCACCATAGAATCCCTTAGAGAAAAAATTGTCAATGATATTTTAACTTGGAGTTCTAAACTTAGTGTTTTAAAAGAATATGATGAAAAAGATATTATTAGGCTTAGATATTGCCTTTGTGTTTTTATTGATGAGATGTTAATGAAAAATGAGCTTTTTATTAATAGCTCTTGGGCAAATAATACCCTAACAGTGCGTTTATTTGACGAAACTTTAGGGGGAGATAATTTTTATGATATAACATCTTCTTGGCTTAATAATCCCGCAAAAAATAAAGATTTTTTAGAATTTATTTATGCCTGCCTTGTATTGGGCTACAAAGGCAAATACTCAAATAATAAAGATGTGGAAGAAAGAATTTTGTTTTTTTGCAATAATATCGCTTCTTCCCTCATACCATTATATGATGATGTTGATGAAGAACTAGCTTTTACAAAAGCTTATGATGGAATTATCAAGGAGAGTTTTTGGCAAAATTTTCAAAGAATGTATCTTAAAAAAATTTTAATTGCTTTGCCTCTATGTATCGTTGTAGGAGTTTTTGTCTATACTGTATTTGACCTTGAAGTTAATAACATACGAATACAAAATAATGTAAATGGAATTATCAACAATCATTCAGATTAA
- the tssK gene encoding type VI secretion system baseplate subunit TssK: MANQLKVAWFNGLNIDKIHFEQQERYFQRNIDLKTIKILSNLYGIINLKFSDEMLIQGKIALEKISGIAKDGSIFNAPEQDLLPEALEINYESLENSVIVLKIPLGSASIADVALQNNFPNSKYLALRSIIASRTYDDNHNIGISKELLEDERDLQNATFTQEKISLTLASLRLKLGILGNATPDELEIPIAKIKNIDSNKKIELEENFIPTCININKVSIVKSFLEETLYSIKQHKEILWEIFKGIDQTKNTLDFSTYLSLNLLKKWFLIFSCLIHKDKLHPEYLYEKLIEFQGELGAFGVENSFLEFIAYQHDNLNETFFPLINNIKILFAKITSPRYSMAKLIDNSNGFYDLLFDNAGILEEAELFLAINADVNHEYLLKNFKTQSKIHTQSKIKNIVATQLKGLNVIQIPNIPSAIPYLNGYIYYKLDKKDELFKHFKGENAISIYLTHNIKNPDIKMWAVF, from the coding sequence ATGGCAAATCAACTAAAAGTTGCTTGGTTTAATGGCTTAAATATTGATAAAATTCATTTTGAACAACAAGAAAGATATTTTCAAAGAAATATAGATTTAAAAACTATTAAAATATTAAGTAACCTTTATGGAATTATTAATTTAAAGTTCTCTGATGAAATGCTTATACAAGGTAAAATTGCATTAGAAAAAATTTCTGGGATAGCTAAAGATGGAAGTATTTTTAACGCTCCAGAACAAGATTTATTGCCAGAAGCTTTAGAAATCAATTACGAATCATTAGAAAATTCAGTTATAGTATTAAAAATTCCTTTGGGTTCTGCTAGCATTGCTGATGTCGCTCTACAAAATAATTTTCCTAATTCTAAATATCTAGCCCTAAGAAGTATTATCGCCTCAAGAACTTATGATGATAACCATAATATAGGTATTTCAAAAGAATTATTAGAGGATGAAAGAGATTTACAAAATGCAACTTTTACCCAAGAAAAAATCAGTTTAACCCTTGCGAGCTTGAGACTGAAACTTGGAATTTTAGGCAATGCAACACCTGATGAACTTGAGATTCCTATTGCCAAAATTAAAAATATAGATTCAAACAAAAAAATAGAGCTTGAAGAAAATTTTATTCCTACATGTATTAATATCAATAAAGTTTCTATTGTCAAGTCTTTTTTAGAAGAAACATTATATTCTATCAAACAACATAAAGAAATACTTTGGGAAATCTTTAAAGGCATTGACCAAACAAAAAATACTTTGGATTTCAGCACTTATTTATCTTTAAATCTTCTTAAAAAATGGTTTTTAATTTTTTCTTGCCTAATCCATAAAGACAAATTACATCCCGAGTATTTATATGAAAAGCTTATTGAGTTTCAGGGTGAACTTGGAGCATTTGGTGTTGAAAATTCCTTTTTAGAGTTTATTGCTTACCAACACGATAATTTAAATGAAACTTTCTTCCCTTTAATCAACAACATAAAGATTCTATTTGCTAAAATTACTTCTCCGAGATATTCAATGGCAAAACTTATAGATAATAGCAATGGTTTCTATGATTTGTTATTTGATAATGCTGGAATTTTGGAAGAAGCCGAACTTTTCTTAGCCATTAATGCTGATGTTAATCACGAATATTTACTAAAAAATTTTAAAACACAAAGCAAAATTCATACGCAGAGTAAAATCAAAAATATAGTAGCCACCCAACTTAAAGGATTAAATGTTATCCAAATTCCAAATATTCCTTCGGCTATCCCTTATTTAAATGGCTATATTTATTATAAACTAGATAAAAAAGATGAATTATTTAAACATTTTAAAGGAGAAAACGCAATAAGTATTTACCTTACTCATAATATTAAGAATCCTGATATAAAAATGTGGGCAGTATTTTAA
- the tssJ gene encoding type VI secretion system lipoprotein TssJ: MYQKILILVLCLLFGACSNTVSVRINNIEKSNLNNRLDDVPVTLIIYKLKNIEKFEEASDKDLITREDGSLGKDKIDSIKLQIAPKNEIVAIKVNDKEVPYIGVLALFANDTKKVTKAWVKTKDASGFWSRFWNEKTLKFEITQKGIKTIK, encoded by the coding sequence ATGTATCAAAAAATATTGATTTTGGTTTTATGCCTTTTATTTGGAGCTTGCTCAAACACTGTGAGTGTAAGAATCAATAACATTGAAAAATCAAATCTTAACAATAGACTTGATGATGTTCCTGTTACTCTTATCATCTATAAGCTCAAGAATATTGAAAAATTTGAAGAAGCAAGCGACAAAGACTTAATTACTAGAGAAGATGGATCTCTTGGTAAAGATAAAATAGATTCAATCAAATTACAAATTGCTCCTAAAAATGAAATTGTAGCAATAAAAGTTAATGACAAAGAAGTTCCTTACATTGGCGTTTTAGCCTTATTTGCCAATGATACAAAAAAAGTAACTAAAGCTTGGGTAAAAACGAAAGATGCAAGTGGATTTTGGAGTAGATTTTGGAATGAAAAAACACTAAAATTTGAAATCACACAAAAAGGAATTAAAACGATTAAATGA
- a CDS encoding type VI secretion system domain-containing protein, whose product MQFASHLKDNLDNLEIYHFLEDEMSKYKTLNHENIKWNKVYEYSLEILQQFSMDARIYNYFVLSCIALNNEESFGTMSKLFEFLVDILQNSPKNLGKNVEILNTQKKKIKSVVQHFIIETDRLSLSHFPQIIMDLNHTFRILGKILECDFKEIQVKQEIQKSEVISSTIKQVEFHTQNPNTNSLNDREYRIFFNHLAFELLEKNKDNLNAYAMFVEAMWGRIRTLPVDSESITQIKYPDKNLIQILLENNFDELEHIKCFMSNLVLNPFWIEGLKFFCEFLYKRKKTNASKLLNTLTREFLIKFKEISNLKFSNGESMCEEQVFNYFLKQGIDFNCIKPKANKDRQNNIDEILLDMNTQNSNNSLFAHINALIEMAKLFEEKNMPNNARILYIQIKDLMEKTLLKDYLLEDYSKIKIKSEKM is encoded by the coding sequence ATGCAATTTGCTAGTCATTTAAAGGATAATTTGGATAACTTGGAAATTTACCATTTCCTTGAAGATGAGATGTCAAAATATAAAACATTGAATCACGAGAATATAAAGTGGAACAAGGTTTATGAGTATTCTTTAGAAATCCTACAACAATTTTCTATGGATGCTAGAATTTATAATTATTTTGTTTTATCGTGTATAGCATTAAACAATGAAGAATCTTTCGGGACAATGAGTAAGCTATTTGAATTTTTGGTTGATATTTTGCAAAATTCTCCTAAGAATTTAGGCAAAAATGTTGAAATTTTAAATACCCAGAAAAAGAAGATAAAGAGTGTCGTGCAACATTTTATAATAGAAACTGACAGACTTAGTTTATCACATTTTCCTCAGATTATAATGGATTTAAACCATACATTCAGGATTTTAGGGAAAATTTTAGAGTGCGATTTTAAAGAGATTCAAGTTAAACAGGAGATACAAAAAAGTGAAGTTATATCATCAACTATAAAACAAGTTGAATTTCATACTCAAAACCCAAATACCAATTCCTTAAATGATAGAGAATATAGAATATTTTTCAACCATTTAGCTTTCGAGCTTTTGGAAAAAAATAAAGATAATCTTAATGCTTATGCTATGTTTGTTGAAGCAATGTGGGGGAGGATTAGAACCCTTCCTGTCGATAGTGAAAGTATTACTCAAATTAAGTATCCAGATAAAAATTTAATACAAATTTTGCTTGAAAATAATTTTGATGAATTAGAACACATTAAGTGTTTTATGTCAAATCTTGTGTTAAATCCTTTTTGGATAGAGGGCTTAAAGTTTTTTTGTGAATTTTTATACAAGCGTAAAAAAACAAATGCTTCCAAATTGCTTAATACTTTAACTAGAGAGTTCCTTATTAAATTTAAGGAGATTTCTAATCTTAAGTTTAGCAATGGCGAATCTATGTGTGAAGAGCAAGTTTTTAATTATTTTTTGAAGCAAGGCATAGATTTTAATTGTATAAAGCCTAAAGCAAATAAGGACAGGCAAAATAATATAGATGAAATTTTATTAGATATGAATACTCAAAATAGTAATAACTCTCTATTTGCACATATAAATGCTTTAATTGAGATGGCTAAACTTTTTGAGGAGAAAAATATGCCAAATAATGCTAGGATACTTTATATCCAAATCAAAGATTTAATGGAGAAAACATTACTAAAGGATTATTTATTAGAAGATTATTCAAAAATTAAAATAAAAAGTGAAAAAATGTAA
- the tssB gene encoding type VI secretion system contractile sheath small subunit, with the protein MSDGSSAPKERINITYKAKTNGQEADVELPLKLMVMTNLTGGADKLPLEEREILQINKVNFSQVMQKLDISSKFSVKNTLGTGAEELSINLKISSMKDFSPDSIAKQIPELNKLIQLREALVALKGPMGNIPDFRKAVLTALKDKKTKEKLLLEIKEEVKE; encoded by the coding sequence ATGTCTGATGGTTCTAGTGCTCCAAAAGAGCGTATTAATATCACATACAAAGCAAAAACGAATGGACAAGAAGCAGATGTTGAGTTACCCTTAAAATTGATGGTAATGACAAATTTGACAGGAGGAGCTGATAAATTACCTTTGGAAGAGCGAGAGATTTTACAAATTAATAAGGTAAATTTTAGTCAGGTAATGCAGAAATTGGATATTAGTTCTAAATTTAGTGTTAAGAACACCTTGGGCACAGGAGCAGAAGAGCTAAGTATTAATCTTAAAATTTCTAGTATGAAAGACTTTTCCCCAGATAGTATAGCAAAGCAAATTCCAGAGCTTAATAAACTCATACAACTAAGAGAGGCTTTAGTGGCTTTAAAAGGACCTATGGGTAATATTCCAGATTTTAGAAAAGCAGTTTTAACCGCTTTAAAAGATAAAAAAACAAAAGAGAAATTGCTTTTAGAAATTAAAGAAGAAGTCAAAGAATAG
- the tssC gene encoding type VI secretion system contractile sheath large subunit, with product MSSDKVVDTPIIESIMEKSKYLKNDESYSIAKRGVAEFISAIVENDDVEDKINKFALDEMIAHIDDLVSKQMDEILHNEDFQKLESVWRGLYFLVERTDFNENIKINLFDVTKEEALEDFENNPDITQSVIYKNIYSSEYGQFGGEPVGAIIGDYQLSTNSPDMTFLNKMASIAAMSHSPFLTSCAPSFFGLENYSELANIQDLGGLLQGPQYTRWRTFRENEDSKYIGLMVTRFLTRSPYSPEENPIKTFNYKENVHNSHNHLLWGNSAYAFATRLTESFAKYRWCGSIIGPKSGGSVKDLPTYLYESFGTMQSKIPTEVLITDRREYELAEAGFIALTLRRDSNNAAFFSANSALKPKVFPNTPEGKEAETNYRLGTQLPYIFLISRLAHYLKVLQREEIGSWKERTDIENGLNEWVRQYISDQENPPAEVRSRRPFRGAQIKVDNVAGEPGWYKIGLSVRPHFKYMGGNFELSLVGKLDKE from the coding sequence ATGTCAAGCGATAAAGTGGTTGATACACCTATTATTGAAAGCATTATGGAAAAAAGTAAGTATTTAAAAAATGATGAAAGTTATAGTATAGCTAAAAGAGGTGTTGCCGAATTTATCTCTGCTATTGTTGAGAATGATGATGTAGAAGATAAAATCAATAAATTTGCTTTAGATGAGATGATAGCACATATTGATGATTTAGTATCTAAGCAAATGGACGAGATTTTGCACAATGAGGATTTCCAAAAACTAGAGTCTGTATGGAGAGGCTTATATTTCTTAGTAGAAAGAACAGATTTTAATGAAAATATTAAAATCAACCTTTTTGATGTAACCAAAGAAGAAGCTTTAGAAGATTTTGAGAACAATCCTGATATTACCCAAAGTGTCATTTATAAAAATATTTATTCTTCAGAATATGGACAATTTGGTGGAGAGCCTGTTGGTGCTATCATAGGCGATTATCAGCTTAGCACCAATAGCCCAGATATGACTTTTTTAAATAAAATGGCAAGTATTGCTGCAATGAGCCATTCGCCATTTTTAACCTCTTGTGCTCCTAGTTTTTTTGGGTTAGAGAATTATTCAGAGTTAGCAAATATTCAAGATTTAGGAGGTTTGCTTCAAGGTCCTCAATACACTAGATGGAGAACCTTTAGAGAAAATGAAGATTCAAAATATATAGGGCTTATGGTAACAAGATTTTTAACACGCTCTCCTTATAGTCCAGAAGAAAATCCTATCAAAACTTTTAATTATAAAGAAAATGTTCATAATTCACATAATCATTTATTATGGGGCAATTCAGCTTATGCCTTTGCTACAAGATTAACTGAAAGTTTTGCAAAATATAGATGGTGTGGAAGTATTATAGGTCCAAAAAGTGGAGGGAGCGTGAAAGATTTACCTACTTATCTTTACGAGAGTTTTGGCACTATGCAATCCAAGATTCCAACCGAAGTGCTTATTACAGATAGAAGAGAATATGAGCTTGCTGAAGCAGGGTTTATTGCTTTGACTTTAAGAAGAGATAGTAATAATGCAGCTTTTTTCTCTGCAAATTCAGCTTTAAAACCTAAAGTATTTCCAAATACACCTGAGGGAAAGGAAGCAGAAACGAATTATCGATTGGGAACACAGCTTCCTTATATATTCCTTATATCAAGATTAGCACATTATCTTAAGGTTTTACAAAGAGAAGAAATAGGTAGTTGGAAAGAAAGAACTGATATTGAAAACGGACTCAACGAATGGGTAAGACAATATATTTCAGACCAAGAAAATCCTCCTGCTGAAGTCCGAAGTAGGAGACCATTTAGAGGAGCTCAGATCAAAGTGGATAATGTGGCTGGAGAGCCGGGATGGTATAAGATAGGGCTTAGTGTTCGCCCTCATTTTAAATATATGGGCGGAAATTTCGAACTTTCATTAGTGGGCAAACTTGATAAAGAGTGA